The Coccidioides posadasii str. Silveira chromosome 2, complete sequence genomic interval TGGCCGAACTGGAGCGTTCCATTCCTCTCAGTGAGCTTGTGTCCGAGTTCCCACAGCAGCCATGGCGACTCGACCAACATCGCGTCTATTTGTCCTGACGGGCATGGTTGTCTTTTTTATATTGACAATCACATTCTTCCGACAACCAGCTCCACTGAGCCCTAAACTTCGGGCTCCGGGCCACCTGGGCAAGTCCTTACCGAGCGTTGATGTATCAGACCGAATGTTGGAGGGGAATATAGTCATGCCCCAATTGGGCAATGCGACTGCTAAGTAAGGACTTTCTCGCGGCTCAATTAATCCTCGTCGCCGATGCTGCGGTTCGAACTCGAGGCTGATGGGAATCccccatttttttttttgcttgctagAGCCGAACTTGGACGCGCATCTTGGAGATTGTTGCATACAATGATGGCTAGGTTTCCAGAAAGTCCGTCGAAAGAGGAGCAGGATGCGTTGCGATCATATATCTATCTATTTGCGAGGTTATATCCATGGTGTGTGGGGTTTTCCtttttacggagtacgaatAGTGATGGGCCCGATGCTGATGTTATTGACCGTTTCAAATTAGTGGTGAATGCGCCGAACATTTTCAGCAACACTTGAAAAAGTTCCCCCCTCAGGTATCCTCTCGCAATGCTGCTGCCGGATGGGCGTGCCATGTCCACAATGAAGTCAACAAGATGTTGAAGAAAGACGAGTTTGATTGCACAAAGTTGGGAGATTTTTACGACTGTGGCTGTAGCGACAAGCATGAAGATGAAGGGAAGCCGAAGCAGAAAGGAGAAATACCAGCAGGTAGATTGAATCAATTGACGAACCTTGGACGGGAGTTTAACACTGACGCGCTGCTGCCAGTTGAAATCAGTGCTGAGCCGTAGGTGTACCCAGTCTTTTTGCGAATCAGTGAAAGTGAACGAATGCTCATTGATTATAGGCAAACAAATGGATAAATGAATCcttttgtcctttttttcttgtacTTTTAACGAGATGTATCACCATTACGGCATCCGTAATTTAGGGTTGGGCAGGACATTTGAAACCAGGCTACGCAAGGAGCTGGAACCGTTTTGTCTTAAATACGGGCGGGAAGAGTTGTATTCGGATCGTTGCTCTAATTTAAGAGACTGGAATGAGCGTGAGGAAATGGCATTATGTGGTCAGGTTGTTGGATATAGTCGACATGGCCACTGATCCCAATATCCGGTTCACATCTGGCAGACACTACTGCAACATGATTAGTATCAGGAATGCCACTCCCAAGAACGGTGTTTTTCGGGAACCGAATGTCAAGGAAACGATAATGCAAATACTCAAAAACTTTGAGACTCGGAGAGATGACGGATGGTGTTATAATATGTATCCTTGGCTATGGAAGCAGCGTTACTTTGCAAGTCCTGAGTATCAATGCGCCACGTCGCAACTGAGCGGAGGGCAATGATCACCATAGATAACTCAATATTGGCCTGGAACAGCTCTCCATTCATGTTTCATTGACTGTTGGTTAGTGGTGGCTTTGCGACGCAGTAAAAGAGGCCAGTCCAGGGTCCACTGGCACTACTATGCTTGAGCACAAGAGCTTAATGTTTCAACAGTCTAACCAGTCTTCTTAAGCTCCTTCAAGCTGGCGTTTTGTGCGCCCGACAAATGGAAATCCTCGCCCGGGAAACGGGGGGCTGACAGGCTGTGCATTGGCAAGCTGGGAGCATTTCTGGCGGCGCCAAGTAGGGACACTCGGATTGTAGTTTCACAAAACGCCTTTAGATATATAAAGTGCCACAATGAGAGTCTAGGTGCTTTGGACGGAGCTTCGATCCTTGTTGCACTTTGCATGAAAAGTGTACGCACTGTTGATAACTTAACCGCCGCAGCGGTTCTGTGGCTCAAGACCTGGGAGTTTTCATGATCGGTTGTAAAATAACTGCCTGGTGGCGCACGGGTAAGATGCATCCAACTCGATGTCACTGGAATGCAATGATGGTGGTCTCCCGAGCCACCCTTCATCGTGCAAAGCTTTCGACAACAAAACTGAGCTCGCAGGCGTTGCTCGAGGCGCGTGACGGCATGTGACGAAGAAATTtgcatcaagaacaaggttttattcccccccttttccaGACAGAGCTGCGGGCGCAGAAATCAAGTGCGGATGATGAGTTCGTGACCCGCAGCCACAGTTGGTTTGATAATGCAAAAACATAATCACCTGAGCATCGCATGCTGACTCGCCAAGAAAAGCTGCATCTAAGCGCCCGGGCGCTGAGGGAATGAGAACTTCGCACCACTGCTCActtttacggagtactccgtacattttTGATATTTGTCCAAATCCTCAAACGCAGGACATGCTTGAAGTGTGAGTTGCCCTGGGTGCTCCACAGAGAGGTGATTGGACAAATGGGCGGGTTATCCGACGCATGAATGGTCAGAAACCGGCCCCGGGAGGCTGTCTTGACTGCCCAACCAACAGCCCAATGGCACCACCCCCCCTTGCAGCCGACATTGCTGCAGCAACGCGTCTTCTGACCCTGGCCGGCTGAGTTCCCAACACCCTACACAAAAGCGGAATGGCCCGGTATCATGATCTGTGGGGGATCGAGGGTGGAGTCAGAACACCAATATTTCCTGGATTTCGAGGGCAAGAGTGCAGGCGACGCAGCGGAAAGTTGTCCAAAGCCGGACGTCGTGGCTGGGAGGGATCTTGTAGCATTTCAAAAGGGCGACGGAGCATGCAGCATCGAAAGTTGGGGGAGAGAAGGGTCAGCAGACCTGCATGAGTCGTCTCATTCCATTATCGCTCGCATTTTTGGATACTCCGACGAGTCTTCTGAGGCGACGATCCTTGAATAAACATGTACTCCGTGGTTGTCGAGAGCATTATACTTCGTGCTGTATGGTAGTATTTAACGACTGTCGCacccatactccgtactgtagCAAATATCCCCTCGTCAGCCGTGCTTAATCTCTCTTCGCAGGAGCCGAAGCAACAGGACTGAAACTCCTGAAGATTGCTGGGCGGATTATCGTGAAATCGAGCGATACGAAGATTGGTGCTCGACTTGCGACGTGATAGGCTGCGGGCCGGCATTCCCTGTGGCTAAGATTAGTGCAGGACCTCCGGGGTTGATCAAGTCCAGGCGCCAAAAGGCGTTGCAAGGGCAGTGAGGAGAAGCAAAAAGAAGCACAGAGATCAGAGGCGAAGAGGGCTGTGGGAGGTCCTGtttatttttataatttttttttttttatttatcgTGGCCTCCCCATCCTTATCGACTCCTTATCGTGTCACTTTTGCGCTTGTTACTCCTGTCCTTTGCATTGTTTGGTCGCCCTGTTCTAAAAAATTTTTGTTGTTAGGCAGCTTTTCGTCTTCACTTTTTTTCTCACCCTTCCCGCCTCACACTTTAATTTCCCAAACCCATTCTCTTCTCTCACCGACATTACACTCCTCGACCACTGACAGGGCGCTTTTGGGATCCTCTATCCCCACCTGCGTCGCATCCAGCACCTCAAGGAGCCCAAGAAGGTGAAGTCGCCCTGTCGTGTCGGGTGTATATCCCCTCTGAGTCTCTTTCACCATGGTGTCCTTTCAATGCGAGGTGAGTTTCGTCCCCATTCCGCGTCGATTTCTCTTACCGAATCGCCGGAGTTACGCAATGACTCATGCTAACGTGGCATTTCTTCCACTTGTTGGCTGCAGGCCTGTGGTGATGTCTTCACCAAGAAGAAGCTCGACCCTCACCGGGGCCAGTGTCGCGGCGCGACCTTTTCCTGCCTCGATTGCATGGTGCACTTCAAAGGCACGGAATACAGATCGCACACGGTACGTTATATGCCTGTCCGCTCAAGACATCATTCCCGCACTTCTGCGGCTGCTGCCTGGTTGTTTCTTTTGTGCCTTTTGCGCGCGCGTGTAGTTCTCGCGTTACCCTGCATACCGTGGGGACCAATGGATTTTTTTGGCCGAGTATCGATCGGTCCTGTTGCGCATGCGCTGGCAGGGCCGGATGATTCGTGTGCCCTACACACGAACAGGCCCCCCATCGCAACATTGCATCTCGTGATTTGCTTGAATGCTATGGTTGCGTATCCCAGCTAGATGTTATTGGGCAGTGCTGAATAATACCCTGCGCCGACAGGATGCGGGGATAATTGCTTTGTTTTTTTGGATTCTATTCATTTTGATGTTTTATGAAATATCATGATGGAGAACAAAAACTAATTGACGGCGGCCTGCCTGGTCGTTCGATGTCTTGACAGTCATGTATGTCTGAAGCCCAAAAATACCAGGGTGCTTTATACAAAGAGAAGCCTGCCAAAGGCCAGAAACGCAAGAAAACCGTGACCATTGCCGATACCGTAGCAGCAAAAGGCTCTCGTAATCCTTATGTCGAAGACGCTCCGGACGTCGATGATATCAGACCACCTCAAAATGAAGCCCCTCCCCCTGCCCCGAGTCCTCCGCCTGCGACCGCATCCTTGCCACCCGCTGCCTCATcgaagaaggaagagaagaaagacgAATCTTTGAACGTGTTTGAATTTCTTGTCCCTGAGGATGGTCGCAATGCGTCTAAGGTCTCCTTGGGAGGAACAAAGGAGCAGATGAAGATGGTCAAGGACGCACCAAAGCTTTTTGATGTACCCAAGGAGCTTGCACGCCTTACAGATGGTCGGGAGGATGACGAATCTGTCTACGATGTTGCATACGAGGAAAATGGCTTCTCGTATGGTGCCGGTCCCATTCCTCCTGCTCCATACAACCAACCATCGAATATATCCATGGAGTTTTTGACGCCCGTCCCCGGATATAAGAGCAAAGGTCGATCTAAGAAGGACTATCCGCCTTCTCTAGAACTTAATCGAACAAACAGCgataagaagagaaagcGAACAAATCCAGAACACATGGTCACCCCGGCAAACCAGACCAAGTTCGAAGACGACATCTCGATGGAGGATGCTCCTTCAAGCATGCTGGTCAATGCGCCGACTCCGGCTCTTAACCACTCAGGCCTTACTGGAGGTTTAAGCCGGATGACCACGAGGTATTCACAGAGCCCAGATTCGCCCGATTACAGGAGTGACCGTGAATATCTAAATGGAGACCGTTATCCCCATCCTGTATCACCGATCAAGCGAACTCGCCGGGCAACCAGAGATCCAAATGACGAAAATGGTCTTGGAATTTCCGTCAAAGGCCGTTCAGGTAAGCTTATGTCAATACTGGGTGGCAGCACCACCGGTATTACCGCCATAGGAGGCATTAGTAACGATCCGACTTTAAAAGCTATCGTTCGTACCCGTCGGCGCAGCACACCTGACGGCGAAAAGGAGCAAGTCATCCATGTTCGTAAACAAAAGCGTCACCGTGTTCGGCAACCTGAAACCGTGAAAACCTCCAAATCAAAGCATAGGACGAACGATATTCCGGCTGCGAATGATGAGGGTGAGTGGGATGATTTCGAGGATGAACGGCCGCGACGACTCAAAGCAATCGAATATAAGCGGCAGACCGACTCTGAGGACCGGTCGCGTTCTCCGCGTCAGGGCTCTACGTCCAAACCCAAGGAAGATAACCAAATCGTTATTTACAAACATGGCAAAGATGAGTCCGAAGACCTTGACTTGCTTAAGCGCGAGAAGGCCAATGTCTTTTTATCGCTTGTGAACAAGGGCCCTGAAAGCGAGCGAGGCTGCTCGATTCATAAGATTCTAAAACGTTTCCACCGTGATAAGTCTGCCTCCCTGGGTTCGGAAGAGCAAGAATCGAAGGAAGGTGGAGAGCGGGGGAGAGGTCGAGGTCGGCGAAGGAATCGAGGGCTTGacaaggagaagaaagatgagGAAGAACAGGATTTGTGGAGGATGTTGAGGTTGAAGAAAAACGACAGGGGAGAAGTGGTCGTCTTTTTGCAGCCGAATACTTGATTTACcttctcccccccccccttttttttccccccttggAGCGATTCGTCCTTTCGATTCGATGCAAATGTGGTGTCTTGTACTTTTTAAGCATGTTCACTTATTTGATTAATTTTTTTGGGATCCTCTCTTAATTTCTTGGACTGCTCCGTCCCCTTAATAGTCTCCTTCGGGGTTGGTGGTTTCTATCATTGGGCTTCTTGTGTCCTAGTATTGTTTGCTGTTGTATAAAATGAggcgtacggagtagagctGTAGTCAGTTATACCACTTCTATGCATGGCGTGagatttttgttttcctaGTTTCTCAAACGCACCCATCGCTGCTTCGAGCTCGTTCGAAACCCCTTCAGTCTTCGCAACCCTCGTGGCTGATACGGATATGGATTTACATTTGTAGTTAAGCAAGTTAACTGTTTTCCTTGACTTAATTCGGATGCAGGCggcatacggagtaccgaTGCAGGGACGGAATCCAGAAAAGAGATCAACTCCTCTCGCGAGACCTTGGCCACTTAAAGGTATGGAAGGTTGGAAGCATGAATGATTGAGTCACACAGTCTGGCCCTTGCAAACGTCACCAGCTCAATTTGATCACGGAGTATATACGAAGCAAACTATGTACCCGCAATTCTGTGGGGCTGACGAGTCAAGAGTATCGCGTTTTCCAGAAATATGAAGTTAGAGTGGCTGGATAAGTTCTGTGCCGTTTCAAGTTAGCTAGAGTTCGATTCTACGCATCGAATATAGCCTGTAAAGAGGAAATGATCAAAAGACATCGAATTCTTCGactgatgatgacgatgcgCGATGTTGAAAGATCCGAAAAGAGTTTGGGCTTCCTAAACCCGGTTCGACTGGACTTGCCGGCTAGTCGGCTTGGCAGCGGGCTAAGCAAGGCTGCTTGACGCCACCTGCGCGCGATGACTCAGCAAGCGGGCTGTTTGCCTCCAACTCCAATTATCAGAAATCAACTCGAGTGTGGAATTCGCCCTCTCCTTTGTTCACTTATCTCTCCTTAACGCCCAAAAGTTTTtatattctttgttattcATTCTTTGCGTAatttttctgcttcttcttttctctttttttttgcccccaCTCTTCACAGAGGCTGTTTTTTTGAAGCCTCCAGaaacttttctttttactcGATTAACGTTCCTCCACATCTGTCAGCAGTGAAAGAAGAATTAACTTGTTCTTCCTCCATTTAAAAAGGAATCTAGCATCGAATATTTCCGATCCGTCACAAAAAAAACTCAAAGAAGCACTGCAACGAAGTAACGCGAGCCGATACGCCGCACGCAGATCGTCGAGAATGTCTACACATATCTCTCAGATTGCGGAATCGCAAGATGGAAATGAGCTGAGACACAACGATTCAAGCAGAGGCGGTCGAGGAACACGTAGGAGACGTAATAGGAACCGTGGTGGTCATGGTGGACGTGACAGGAGTGGTGTTGCTCATCATACATCCGGCGGGGTTCGCGGTTCACGCCCTTCAGGGAGAAGTCGAGGGAGAGGTGGTAGACGGGGTGATGGCGAGGCAAGAAGAGCACAGCATATTAGCGCTGCACGAGTGGACCCAGGTTCTGGAAGAATATTCGCTGGACGATTGACGAGACCCGATGAATTGGAATATGCAAACGATCGCACGCCTCAGGGAACAAATGATAGTGTTGAGAATGGCCCCGCATCCTTACGAGCAGATGCTCCGGAGTTTGTGCCTGGAGCTCCTTCAAAAGCTTCACCTTCAACCGCCCTTGATTCCCACCCACCAACGCAACGTAAAGCGAAACAACCCAGAAACCCCAAGACGAAATCTACCGCGGACGATATTGCTACTCGTACACACGAAGATATACAGAATGGATTCTACGAGTGTCCAATTTGCACATCTGAATTGggaagaagatcaaaagTATGGTCATGCAAGCGCTGTTGGACTGTTTTTCACTTGAGTTGCATAAAAAAGTGGTCGAACAATGAAGGATCAGCAATGGAACGCCCACGAGGCGACGATGAGGAGAACACAGAAGCATTGCGGCCTCGATTATGGAGGTGTCCCGGTTGCAATTTGCCGCAAGATGTTATGCCGTCGATTTACAGCTGTTGGTGTGAAAAGGAGATCGACCCTCGACCATTACCCGGCTTGCCTCCACATTCTTGTGGTCAAAGCTGCTCGAAGTCTCGCAACGGTTGTCCACATCCATGCAATTCAGTCTGCCATGCTGGTCCATGCGCCTCTTGTCAGGCCATGGGGCCAACTCAGCGATGTTTCTGTGGACGACATGAATCTACAAAGAGATGTGTGGATACAGATTACGAAAACGGATGGAGCTGCATGAAGATTTGCGGCGAGCTACTATCCTGTTTGCGTCACAAGTGCCAGCGTCCTTGTCACGAAGGCCCGTGTGGTGCTTGTGAGGAATCCGTCCACGCTAGGTGCTATTGCGGGAAGGTCACGAAAGATATGCCATGTAGGGAGACGGGAGAGGAGAAATACAGTGAACGCGAGATTGAAATGGAAGAAATTTCCGGGGAGATTTCAACGTGGACCGGGTCATTTGATTGCACGTCCATTTGTGACCGTGTCTATGATTGTGGCCTGCATCGCTGTCAGCAATCATGTCATCCTCAGAGTCGGGCAGTGCCGCACTGTCCAAGCTCTCCAGATGTTGTTAAACATTGTCAATGTGGAAAATCACTTCTCTCTGATATCCCAAATGCTAAAGCGCGGACTTCGTGCGAAGATCCGATCCCCACATGTGAGAAACCTTGTGGGAAAGTGCTGCCGTGCAAACATACCTGTCCAAAGGTATGTCATAGCGGTCCTTGTCCGCCATGTTTCCTTTCTGTTGACATCAAATGTCGCTGTGGGCGTACATCATCGAAATCCCTCTGCCATCAGGGCTTTGGTGAGCCTCCTCAGTGCATGCGCGTTTGTAAAGCTCCAATGAACTGTGGCAGGCACACATGCGGGGAACGATGCTGTCCAGGCCAGCGCCAGTCAATAGAACGGCAAGCCGCTAAGCGAAAGCTTAAGCCATTCTCTCTTCGTCCTCAACAGATGGTTGAGGAGATTGAAGCGGAACATATATGCACACGAGTATGTAACCGGACTCTAAAGTGCTCCAAACACAATTGCCGGGAATTATGCCATAGAGGTGTCTGCAAGACTTGCCCTGAGGCCATTTTTGAGGAAGTCTCATGTCACTGTGGTAGGACAGTTCTTCAACCACCGCTTCCTTGCGGAACAACTGCTCCGGCATGTCATTACGACTGCGAGCGGCCGAAGCCCTGTGGTCATCCGCAAACCCCTCATACTTGTCATATGGACGATGAAAACTGTCCGAAGTGTCCGTACTTTGTGGAAAAGAAGTGTCTCTGTGGAAGAACGTCGTCCAAGCAACCATGTTCGCAGTCTAACGGCCAATGTGCTTTCATATGTTCAAAGCCCTCCAAATGTGGCGCCCATACATGCCAGCGGTTCTGTCATAGGCCGGGAGAGTGCTCGGATTCGAACAGCCCTTGCCAGAAGACATGTGGAAAGCGTCTCAAAACTTGCGGACATCCCTGCCAAGAGCGCTGCCATGC includes:
- a CDS encoding uncharacterized protein (EggNog:ENOG410PQ4I~COG:O~TransMembrane:1 (o6-26i)) is translated as MATRPTSRLFVLTGMVVFFILTITFFRQPAPLSPKLRAPGHLGKSLPSVDVSDRMLEGNIVMPQLGNATAKAELGRASWRLLHTMMARFPESPSKEEQDALRSYIYLFARLYPCGECAEHFQQHLKKFPPQVSSRNAAAGWACHVHNEVNKMLKKDEFDCTKLGDFYDCGCSDKHEDEGKPKQKGEIPAGRLNQLTNLGREFNTDALLPVEISAEPQTNG
- a CDS encoding uncharacterized protein (EggNog:ENOG410PMMZ~COG:S~BUSCO:12671at33183), which produces MVSFQCEACGDVFTKKKLDPHRGQCRGATFSCLDCMVHFKGTEYRSHTSCMSEAQKYQGALYKEKPAKGQKRKKTVTIADTVAAKGSRNPYVEDAPDVDDIRPPQNEAPPPAPSPPPATASLPPAASSKKEEKKDESLNVFEFLVPEDGRNASKVSLGGTKEQMKMVKDAPKLFDVPKELARLTDGREDDESVYDVAYEENGFSYGAGPIPPAPYNQPSNISMEFLTPVPGYKSKGRSKKDYPPSLELNRTNSDKKRKRTNPEHMVTPANQTKFEDDISMEDAPSSMLVNAPTPALNHSGLTGGLSRMTTRYSQSPDSPDYRSDREYLNGDRYPHPVSPIKRTRRATRDPNDENGLGISVKGRSAIVRTRRRSTPDGEKEQVIHVRKQKRHRVRQPETVKTSKSKHRTNDIPAANDEGEWDDFEDERPRRLKAIEYKRQTDSEDRSRSPRQGSTSKPKEDNQIVIYKHGKDESEDLDLLKREKANVFLSLVNKGPESERGCSIHKILKRFHRDKSASLGSEEQESKEGGERGRGRGRRRNRGLDKEKKDEEEQDLWRMLRLKKNDRGEVVVFLQPNT
- the FAP1_1 gene encoding FKBP12-associated protein (EggNog:ENOG410PGHN~COG:K); protein product: MSTHISQIAESQDGNELRHNDSSRGGRGTRRRRNRNRGGHGGRDRSGVAHHTSGGVRGSRPSGRSRGRGGRRGDGEARRAQHISAARVDPGSGRIFAGRLTRPDELEYANDRTPQGTNDSVENGPASLRADAPEFVPGAPSKASPSTALDSHPPTQRKAKQPRNPKTKSTADDIATRTHEDIQNGFYECPICTSELGRRSKQWNAHEATMRRTQKHCGLDYGGVPVAICRKMLCRRFTAVGVKRRSTLDHYPACLHILVVKAARSLATVVHIHAIQSAMLVHAPLVRPWGQLSDVSVDDMNLQRDVWIQITKTDGAA